gAATTGAAGGATTAAGTGGGAGGAAGTGGTCAGGCATACGACTCAAATTCCCCTCTCCACCTGCTATGTAttcagaaattttttaaaatatattaaaatccataaatttttttttaaaaaaaaaaaagaagaagcctcAAGCATACCAGCCAATCTTGTCATATAGTCAAATGGCACTTTTGCCTTCATTGGTACGGTGAGGACTGGGGTCGCATcctcacaatattttcatggggaaacaaaaagaaaaatgactcAAAGTAGACTTATTAGACCATAAATAAGTAATGTTAAttaaacacaaattattttacataattttacACACAAGTTACAATTTTTACTGCTTTTTGGAGGGTGCATACAACTGAGGAAAATAGTTTCTGTGAAACAAGTTTAACCCTATATATTTTATTGGGCAACTCTCTCCTAACGGACTGTTTACTGTTGTCAATGAAACATGATATTGTTTACGCAGGAAAGGACAAAAGCTCAACGGCAACGATAATCGCCATTGTTGTTCCAATAGCTGCCTTGGTGCTAGTCCTAGTCATCCTATCCTTCTGTTTCCTAAGGAGAGCAAGAAAGAAGACCAATGCTCTAAAGGGAGAAAGTTCTAAGAAATCTAACCATATCCTAAATGATCAAGGTATGCGAGTAGTCTTATATTTACATCATATGTCACTTTCTTCTCATTTTCAAGGCTTAATGAAAATGATGTTAACATGTTCGAGTGTGAGTGGTGTAGTTCAAGTGTGAGTGGCGTAGTTAGGTAAATATTCAAGTTCCACATTAGATAATAATCACAAAAATGAGTTGTTAATATATCAtaattagttttatatataaagaaaataattaactGGACACAAAACCCATTGAtttaagacattttttttaatatatatttatatgataaaatttcaaTCTATAATATTTGCTCTATGATAATTATTtgttatcatcagatcaagatgccaattgatttttgaatcacactaaaatatcaattaatttttggtataggcggggTTTTCAAacccccaaatctcttatttgatgataagaaattttatcaattgagttaacAAGAGTTTATAATTTAAGTCGTTCTTGAGGGAGTGTTAAAAACTACTTGTAAGTTAAACTTCTAGGGTATATGgtagttttttagaaaatgagaaagaagttATTGACTTTGTACAAACTCTCACCTTATGATAAGCCAACATTGCTCTTTCTAGTGTAATatcttacttttattttttggatgttTAGCTGCAAGTGAATTAACAACTGTGGAGTCCTTGCTATTTGATTTTGGGACAATTGAAGCTGCCACAAACAAATTCTCAGATGACAACAAGATTAGTGAAGGTGGATTTGGTAAAGTATACATGGTatatatcaaaattaatttctagttttttttttttgggtacttaaATAAGCATACGTAGCAAATTTACTGCATATAATTAGAATTCAAatgtgaaaagttttgtcaacAAATCTTATAGCTCAATTGATTGACATTTCCTAGGATTTCCAATAAAACATTTAGAGTTTAAATCCTTCATCTCCAAttattgaattgtcaaaaaaataatttgaaaagcTTTCAATTTACTGGAATTTAATAAATTCCATGAATTAAACTATTCTAAAGCTAtttaaaatacatatattaCCAGGGTACACTTCCTAGTGGACAAGAAATAGCTGTAAAGAGGTTATGGAAAAGTTTTGGACAAGGAGTAGagcaatttaaacaattcaaGAGTGAGGTTGAACTACAAGCAAAGCTTCAACACAAAAATTTGGCAAGGCTATTGGGATACTGCTTGGAGGGAGAAGAAAAGATACTTATCTATGAATTTGTGCCCAATAAGAGTCTTGACAATTTTATATATGGTTTGTCTTTCTAAGCATGCATCCAATAGTTTTATAAGCATTTGGaattcttagtttttattttctttattttcttttgatgaaCTTTTAGATTCAAAAAAACAAGGACAATTGGATTGGGAAACACGATATAAGATAATTGGAGGGATTGCTCAAGGAATACAATATCTTCATGAAGATTCTCAACATAGAATTATACATTGTGATCTAAAGGCTAGTAGCATATTGTTAGATGCAGAAATGAatccaaaaatttcagattttggtATTGCACGGACTCTTGAAGTTGATCAAACTCAAAGAAATGCAAGTAAAATTGTGGGGTCATAGTAAGTTCCAGATGGTTTTTCTTCTAATTTGCATCATTAGAATTAATGCATTTATTTAAGTCCTATTCCGAGTAATTaatcattgaaaaatatattataaaaaatgcaaaaaaaaggtaattttgACACATTGAACTTGAAGAACATAATCATGAGGTTCCTTGTTGTCCTTTAGTAACACTACTATGTTTTTGGTGTTGGTTTGCAGTGGTTATATGTCTCCAGAGTACGCAATGCATGGAGAATTCTCTGATAAATCCGATGTATATAGTTATGGTGTCCTTGTCCTTGAAATTATCACCGGAAAAAAGAATAGTAACTTTGAATCAAAAGGGGCTGAGGACCTCTTGAGCTACGtgagtatataaaataaagtgtAATTTGTTTCCCTTTCTTAATGCCTAGGGTCACCACTAGTAGCATGACATTCTAGACACTACTTTATAAAATGTGCAGGCTTGGATACATTGGAGGGATGGCAGGCCCTTGGAATTGTTGGATCCAACTTTGGAAGGTTTTTATTTGATAGATGAAGCCATTAAATGCATCCACATTGGCTTATTATGTGTTCAAAAGGATCCAGCTGACAGACCCACTATGGCATCAATAGTTCTCGCGCTTAATAGCCACTCTGTTAGTCTACCAGCACCGCAACAGCCAGCTTTTTTCCTTCGCAACACAGACCAGAACTTGCCCCAAATGTCTATGGAGTCTGATCAATCTACTAGCATGTCCATGTCATGGTCTGTGTCGTCTGTCAATGAAGAATCTGTTACTGAACCACACGCTCGATAGTTTACAGAAGCAAGGaatgcacaagttttgttcaAACGGGTGGGCATAAAGTTTAAAGCTAAGACGTTTaattatttgggtttttgtaCAACGAGTCTAAGGCCATTTACATTTCTAAAAACATCTTTTACGATCACTGACATGAGCTGTTTTTATTGTATGTAATAAATGTGGTATCAGTACTGAGGGACCGAAGTagaaatataattcaaaattccAATCTCAACATCTCAAGTtagtatttataaaaaaaattatgtcccATTACTCTTACATTGAAATAACCAATTGACTTATTTATTGTGGGTTCTAATTAGTTCAACTGATAAAATActtgataattgaataaaagatttggaaTTCAATCTTAatctacacaaaaaattaattgttgtcttgatctaattataaaaaactatcatcatAAGCGGACTTATAGGTTGAaactatctttaaaaaaaaaaaaaaaccaattggttaTTTAGCCAAAGAAAAAAGCACGCTGATATTGAGGAATTGGATTCACTTGTAATTAAGAGAGCATAATAATGGATGTTCTCACTGCAAGAAATGTTaatatttgtgaaaatccaACACGGTCACAATGGTCTCCACTCTTTTGTTAGAGATAGTATCTCATGTTCTCAATGGGAAGTAACAGTCTCTAATTTAGGGGTCACCCCCAGTAATTTTAAGGGTATATTGAAAATTTCCAATGTACGAGTCATATAtgggagtccaaatcttctgtcccactttttctactccactctatactccaccaataaaaacttgtcacatgttcacctaattaattaaatactatcattattgacttattaatgctaccgttattaattaatagtaatatttaattaattaggtgaacacgtggcaagtttttattagtggagtatagagtggaacaagaaaagtgagacagaagatttggactccataTATGGAGGCACCATAAATGATTGTAAACctattatatgaattttttggCACTCACTTATGGATGTAGGCACACTGTCAAACTACATAAATCCCTATGTGAatttgctctcttttttttttctctaattttactATTATGCTAAGATCTGAAATCATCAATAATTCTATTGGCCTATCCAGCTAACAAAGGtaaagggaatttttttttttttttgatacatcaATATTTGGGAGTAAGGGGAGTTGAACCCTAAATGTCTTGGTTGGAAACATCAAGAATtgtcaattaattaaattacaagactcttgacaaTTAAAGGAACTAGACGTAGAGCCAATGtggataaataattattttgtatggTAATATAATgtgtaattttttctctaaaattatttgaagataatttgttctccctaaaaattaaacaatttcgaTTAGGTCCAATTAGATCTATTTCAGTCTCACTTGGTCCAATTCAGATCACTTAGTTAATTTTGGTCTCCTTTAGCCCATGTTAGACTAATTGGACCtcaaattgattctttttgtaagCTGTCTTTTCAAATTTAGCtcacaaattcatttttttcttaattgttgAGTTGAAaggtatgaaattttattatatttggattAAACTCTATAGTTTTGAgttaataaatacaaaaaaaaaaaaaaaatagacattaTAAATTGGAAATATGAGCcctaaaaatggtaaatattcaaaagtctcATTCGGTCCACATTgattctattcggtccattctatCCTCTTTGGTCTAgtttggtcctattcagtccataCGGTCCTAATTGATGCATTCAgtcctatttagtccattcTATCAACTAaagttctattcggtccaaaTCGGTACAATGGTTCTTATTTAGTCCACTTTGGTTGTATtcagtccattcagtccacattGGCTCTATTCAGTCCATATTGGTCCTAATTTGTTCACTTTGGTCCACAATAGTCCTACTCAATCCATTTTGCCCACTTTGGTTTTATTTGGTCCTAT
The sequence above is drawn from the Castanea sativa cultivar Marrone di Chiusa Pesio chromosome 5, ASM4071231v1 genome and encodes:
- the LOC142636189 gene encoding cysteine-rich receptor-like protein kinase 25, which translates into the protein MTSLSLNPSITLLFISMLSILSLTAHATAPIHLNEVCANTTFSSNSIYQSNLNSLLSSLSYSATHNLEFYNTTSGQNTSNPVSGLFLCRGDVTPQLCQECVAAAVKEITKKCSREKVAVIWYDECMLRYSNRSFFSTVDEKPKFALLNTQNITEQDRFNTLLAKSMNETAAQASNAPIGSKKFGTKEVNISAFQTLYNLVQCTADLSRNDCSTCLQAAINLLPWCCSGKQGGRVIFPSCNVRYELYPFYRMENATFMPTSSHTSSHPGKDKSSTATIIAIVVPIAALVLVLVILSFCFLRRARKKTNALKGESSKKSNHILNDQAASELTTVESLLFDFGTIEAATNKFSDDNKISEGGFGKVYMGTLPSGQEIAVKRLWKSFGQGVEQFKQFKSEVELQAKLQHKNLARLLGYCLEGEEKILIYEFVPNKSLDNFIYDSKKQGQLDWETRYKIIGGIAQGIQYLHEDSQHRIIHCDLKASSILLDAEMNPKISDFGIARTLEVDQTQRNASKIVGSYGYMSPEYAMHGEFSDKSDVYSYGVLVLEIITGKKNSNFESKGAEDLLSYAWIHWRDGRPLELLDPTLEGFYLIDEAIKCIHIGLLCVQKDPADRPTMASIVLALNSHSVSLPAPQQPAFFLRNTDQNLPQMSMESDQSTSMSMSWSVSSVNEESVTEPHAR